Proteins from one Thalassophryne amazonica chromosome 20, fThaAma1.1, whole genome shotgun sequence genomic window:
- the parp10 gene encoding protein mono-ADP-ribosyltransferase PARP10 isoform X2, translated as MCDESQEERTVEVQGLPDGFDEELLSLYFENKRRSGGGSLVSVEIQGCRALLVFEKAEAAAQVLSRGHHALHNIDMTVRKPASRDRHRLLLRGVNPNTSSDLVELFVENMVGVSMPDYTLHPTPERDVILIQLRYPLLEDFHQLKEKVSSRALNRSKVTLEQIEQTDSILVENLHPDTSKDHLTLYFESKRGGNHEVKDVVMLSEGMARVSFVEFKSVDNVLQQTHKLEGADLVLRPYFEFLQPQESFPTPHADILTPHATDRDEPDLSDSLKQISSPVAVSSPVAVSAPVVVSPPVAVASNSDSSPPVDVEPLPVFEEAEAPVDTVEIQARVADRLSCNVTISDPDKFIIFQQHVLQDIEKDHPHVYIQLIDNGVHVAGPNAMVVEKLKDAVLKILSSMAQTVFTCDPVKADFLKKKEVREALLQTLNGSGLPATYTVSDCDVTVTSLSLNLASQACSVLQSQLCEVRMQVEKEYECMLYTTEWSEFIKTLDFCSVRLSEHGGDVDLLTLKGMDSEKQTAILLFLSMPITKETVISMEPGMLKYIQVHCHQLLADMSEVSIFPLEAEDVCGLKIHGNAVASQMAEEVLQGVVSSVCTRTITVNTPGIARFLDDPDCKRIMKEMETKFQVFVLPKFVPWETLQTEDIYEVALKAMPLNNFPKVELDESAADIKSDLMLTDLNFNNNGLLEEAKRIVSAIDQRTEELEPSFVTHDDMDDLDLYCAEQPASLLDQDNNVVFVSGSHPLPEHDAHSGLVLPSVEALSWNNLDEEAQLSLAIQYSMESSQWSLADEEEQLQKALALSKEMIQHGNSSNEKANNPPVQPLETESCTLLEEAIKAANTIQLLVYAGYSCDLIRVDIAFGKKVSQRQVEEKLEHKSMKNMSVLHKKCLEVIERKHAVKIEIKGTIVIVSGFKDYVAQALPQVKLLLEKISRSPSEQEILKTVQWMHTDPVSSAMTPYSPGATVFIDNAWRLKQKKVNVLFDNQPHIINFEKMQEYNVASGKSMKICRQLLTAEEEDVSDYSLLSNLPEATVVHEESEEFQNVVKDFYATIKEHHNKIRIIKVEKIMNQLLYSQYKLKKASIVQHAIYPEVERILYHGTSEGSVKEICIHGFNRSFCGKNATVYGQGVYFAVNSALSVKDQYSPPNTDGHKYVFVSRVLTGDYTRGCHSMKTAPLKETSDIPLRYDSVTDDINEPSMFVIFNDTQAYPDYLITCQKIYK; from the exons ATGTGTGATGAATCTCAGGAGGAGAGGACAGTGGAGGTGCAGGGGCTGCCTGATGGATTTGACGAGGAGCTCCTGTCGCTGTACTTTGAGAATAAGCGGCGCTCTGGAGGAGGTTCACTGGTCTCTGTGGAGATACAGGGTTGCCGTGCCTTGTTGGTGTTTGAAAAAGCAGAAG CTGCAGCCCAGGTGCTGTCTAGAGGGCATCATGCTCTACATAATATTGACATGACTGTGAGAAAGCCGGCCTCAAGGGACCGACATAGACTACTGCTGCGAGGGGTCAACCCCAACACCAGCAGTGACTTGGTTGAGCTCTTCGTGGAGAACATGGTGGGAGTAAGCATGCCAGACTACACTCTGCATCCCACACCGGAGAGAGATGTCATCCTCATTCAACTGCGTTACCCACTGCTGGAAG ATTTTCACCAACTTAAAGAAAAGGTCTCCAGTCGGGCACTGAACAGGTCCAAGGTAACTCTTGAACAGATTGAACAAACGGACTCCATCTTGGTGGAGAACCTGCATCCCGACACTTCCAAAGACCACCTCACTTTGTACTTTGAGAGCAAGCGAGGTGGAAATCACGAGGTGAAGGATGTCGTTATGCTGTCAGAGGGCATGGCCAGGGTGTCCTTCGTTGAATTTAAAT CTGTGGACAATGTTCTCCAACAAACCCACAAACTGGAGGGCGCTGACCTGGTGCTGCGTCCATACTTTGAATTTCTCCAACCACAAGAAAGCTTTCCAACCCCACACGCTGACATTCTCACACCACATGCCACTGACAGAGATGAGCCGGACCTCAGCGATTCTCTAAAACAGATCAGTTCTCCCGTGGCGGTCAGTTCTCCCGTGGCGGTCAGTGCTCCCGTGGTGGTCAGTCCTCCTGTGGCGGTCGCTTCAAACAGCGACTCCTCCCCTCCTGTTGATGTAGAACCTCTTCCTGTTTTTGAAGAGGCTGAAGCGCCAGTGGACACTGTGGAAATCCAAGCACGGGTTGCAGACAGGCTTTCATGCAACGTTACCATCAGTGACCCAGATAAATTCATAATATTCCAACAGCATGTTCTTCAAGATATTGAAAAGGATCACCCACATGTCTACATCCAGCTAATAGACAATGGTGTACACGTTGCAGGACCCAACGCCATGGTTGTAGAGAAACTAAAAGACGCTGTCTTGAAGATTCTGAGCAGTATGGCTCAGACTGTTTTCACCTGTGATCCTGTGAAGGCTGACTTTCTTAAGAAAAAAGAAGTCAGAGAAGCCCTACTGCAAACCTTGAATGGCAGTGGGTTGCCCGCTACGTACACTGTGTCAGACTGTGATGTCACTGTGACCTCACTGTCTTTGAACTTAGCTAGCCAGGCATGCAGTGTTTTGCAGTCCCAACTCTGTGAAGTCCGCATGCAAGTGGAGAAGGAATATGAGTGCATGCTATATACCACCGAGTGGTCGGAGTTTATCAAAACTCTGGATTTCTGCTCTGTCCGGCTTTCTGAACATGGAGGGGATGTTGACCTCTTGACTCTTAAAGGGATGGACTCAGAGAAGCAGACTGCAATCTTATTGTTTCTTAGTATGCCGATTACAAAGGAAACAGTTATCTCTATGGAGCCAGGCATGCTGAAATACATCCAGGTCCACTGTCATCAGCTGTTGGCTGACATGAGCGAAGTATCTATTTTTCCACTGGAAGCAGAGGATGTGTGTGGATTAAAG ATCCATGGCAATGCTGTTGCTAGCCAAATGGCCGAGGAGGTGTTGCAAGGCGTTGTCTCCTCTGTCTGCACAAGAACCATCACAGTAAACACTCCCGGAATAGCCCGGTTTCTAGATGACCCGGATTGCAAGCGTATCATGAAGGAGATGGAGACCAAATTCCAGGTCTTTGTCCTTCCAAAGTTTGTGCCGTGGGAAACACTTCAAACTGAG gACATTTACGAAGTGGCACTTAAAGCAATGCCCCTCAATAACTTCCCAAAAGTGGAACTGGACGAATCTGCGGCAGACATAAAATCTGATTTAATGCTAACTGATTTGAATTTCAACAATAATG GCCTGTTAGAGGAGGCCAAAAGGATTGTGTCAGCCATTGATCAAAGGACGGAAGAGCTTGAGCCCAGTTTCGTCACACATGATGACATGGATGACCTGGACCTGTATTGTGCTGAGCAGCCTGCCAGTCTGTTGGATCAGGATAATAATGTTGTTTTTGTCAGTGGTTCCCATCCATTACCTGAACACGATGCTCATAGTGGCTTAGTCTTGCCAAGTGTTGAAGCCCTTTCTTGGAACAATTTGGATGAAGAGGCCCAACTTTCTCTAGCAATCCAGTACTCCATGGAGTCAAGTCAGTGGTCCCTGGCTGATGAGGAAGAACAGTTGCAGAAAGCCTTGGCCTTGTCCAAGGAAATGATCCAACATGGCAACTCTTCTAATGAGAAAGCCAACAATCCACCGGTGCAGCCACTGGAAACAGAAAGCTGCACGCTGTTGGAGGAAGCCATAAAGGCAGCAAACACAATACAGCTACTTGTATATGCGGGATATAGTTGTGACTTGATTCGAGTGGACATTGCTTTTGGGAAGAAGGTCTCCCAAAGACAGGTTGAGGAGAAATTGGAGCACAAGAGTATGAAAAACATGTCTGTGCTCCACAAGAAGTGTCTGGAGGTGATCGAGAGGAAGCATGCAGTCAAGATTGAGATTAAGGGCACCATAGTTATTGTTTCTGGGTTTAAAGACTACGTGGCTCAAGCACTTCCACAAGTAAAACTGCTGTTGGAAAAGATTTCCCGTTCTCCTTCAGAGCAGGAAATCCTGAAGACGGTCCAGTGGATGCACACTGACCCAGTGTCCTCAGCCATGACACCTTATTCACCAGGTGCTACAGTATTCATTGATAATGCTTGGAGGTTGAAGCAGAAaaaggttaatgttttgtttgacAATCAGCCCCACATCATTAACTTTGAGAAGATGCAAGAATACAACGTAGCTTCAGGAAAATCTATGAAAATCTGCAGACAGTTGCTGACTGCAGAAGAAGAGGATGTGTCAG ATTACTCGCTGCTGTCAAACCTGCCAGAAGCGACCGTCGTCCATGAGGAGTCAGAagaatttcaaaatgtggtgAAGGATTTCTATGCAACCATAAAGGAACACCACAACAAGATCCGAATCATAAAG GTGGAGAAAATCATGAATCAACTGCTGTACAGTCAGTACAAGCTGAAGAAGGCGAGCATAGTGCAGCATGCCATTTATCCAGAGGTGGAGCGGATTCTTTATCACGGCACAAGTGAGGGGAGCGTGAAGGAGATCTGCATTCATGGCTTCAACAGAAGCTTCTGCGGAAAGAATG CCACCGTCTACGGTCAGGGGGTGTATTTTGCCGTCAACTCTGCGCTGTCTGTCAAAGACCAGTATTCTCCTCCAAATACGGATGGACACAAGTATGTGTTTGTGTCAAGAGTTCTGACAGGAGACTACACGAGAGGCTGTCATTCAATGAAGACGGCCCCTTTGAAGGAGACGAGTGATATTCCGCTCAGATACGACAGCGTGACGGATGACATTAATGAGCCATCAATGTTCGTCATCTTCAACGATACCCAGGCGTACCCTGACTATCTCATTACATGTCAGAAAATTTACAAGtga
- the parp10 gene encoding protein mono-ADP-ribosyltransferase PARP10 isoform X3, with the protein MCDESQEERTVEVQGLPDGFDEELLSLYFENKRRSGGGSLVSVEIQGCRALLVFEKAEAAAQVLSRGHHALHNIDMTVRKPASRDRHRLLLRGVNPNTSSDLVELFVENMVGVSMPDYTLHPTPERDVILIQLRYPLLEDFHQLKEKVSSRALNRSKVTLEQIEQTDSILVENLHPDTSKDHLTLYFESKRGGNHEVKDVVMLSEGMARVSFVEFKSVDNVLQQTHKLEGADLVLRPYFEFLQPQESFPTPHADILTPHATDRDEPDLSDSLKQISPPVAVASNSDSSPPVDVEPLPVFEEAEAPVDTVEIQARVADRLSCNVTISDPDKFIIFQQHVLQDIEKDHPHVYIQLIDNGVHVAGPNAMVVEKLKDAVLKILSSMAQTVFTCDPVKADFLKKKEVREALLQTLNGSGLPATYTVSDCDVTVTSLSLNLASQACSVLQSQLCEVRMQVEKEYECMLYTTEWSEFIKTLDFCSVRLSEHGGDVDLLTLKGMDSEKQTAILLFLSMPITKETVISMEPGMLKYIQVHCHQLLADMSEVSIFPLEAEDVCGLKIHGNAVASQMAEEVLQGVVSSVCTRTITVNTPGIARFLDDPDCKRIMKEMETKFQVFVLPKFVPWETLQTEDIYEVALKAMPLNNFPKVELDESAADIKSDLMLTDLNFNNNGTPQSGLLEEAKRIVSAIDQRTEELEPSFVTHDDMDDLDLYCAEQPASLLDQDNNVVFVSGSHPLPEHDAHSGLVLPSVEALSWNNLDEEAQLSLAIQYSMESSQWSLADEEEQLQKALALSKEMIQHGNSSNEKANNPPVQPLETESCTLLEEAIKAANTIQLLVYAGYSCDLIRVDIAFGKKVSQRQVEEKLEHKSMKNMSVLHKKCLEVIERKHAVKIEIKGTIVIVSGFKDYVAQALPQVKLLLEKISRSPSEQEILKTVQWMHTDPVSSAMTPYSPGATVFIDNAWRLKQKKVNVLFDNQPHIINFEKMQEYNVASGKSMKICRQLLTAEEEDVSDYSLLSNLPEATVVHEESEEFQNVVKDFYATIKEHHNKIRIIKVEKIMNQLLYSQYKLKKASIVQHAIYPEVERILYHGTSEGSVKEICIHGFNRSFCGKNATVYGQGVYFAVNSALSVKDQYSPPNTDGHKYVFVSRVLTGDYTRGCHSMKTAPLKETSDIPLRYDSVTDDINEPSMFVIFNDTQAYPDYLITCQKIYK; encoded by the exons ATGTGTGATGAATCTCAGGAGGAGAGGACAGTGGAGGTGCAGGGGCTGCCTGATGGATTTGACGAGGAGCTCCTGTCGCTGTACTTTGAGAATAAGCGGCGCTCTGGAGGAGGTTCACTGGTCTCTGTGGAGATACAGGGTTGCCGTGCCTTGTTGGTGTTTGAAAAAGCAGAAG CTGCAGCCCAGGTGCTGTCTAGAGGGCATCATGCTCTACATAATATTGACATGACTGTGAGAAAGCCGGCCTCAAGGGACCGACATAGACTACTGCTGCGAGGGGTCAACCCCAACACCAGCAGTGACTTGGTTGAGCTCTTCGTGGAGAACATGGTGGGAGTAAGCATGCCAGACTACACTCTGCATCCCACACCGGAGAGAGATGTCATCCTCATTCAACTGCGTTACCCACTGCTGGAAG ATTTTCACCAACTTAAAGAAAAGGTCTCCAGTCGGGCACTGAACAGGTCCAAGGTAACTCTTGAACAGATTGAACAAACGGACTCCATCTTGGTGGAGAACCTGCATCCCGACACTTCCAAAGACCACCTCACTTTGTACTTTGAGAGCAAGCGAGGTGGAAATCACGAGGTGAAGGATGTCGTTATGCTGTCAGAGGGCATGGCCAGGGTGTCCTTCGTTGAATTTAAAT CTGTGGACAATGTTCTCCAACAAACCCACAAACTGGAGGGCGCTGACCTGGTGCTGCGTCCATACTTTGAATTTCTCCAACCACAAGAAAGCTTTCCAACCCCACACGCTGACATTCTCACACCACATGCCACTGACAGAGATGAGCCGGACCTCAGCGATTCTCTAAAACAGATCAG TCCTCCTGTGGCGGTCGCTTCAAACAGCGACTCCTCCCCTCCTGTTGATGTAGAACCTCTTCCTGTTTTTGAAGAGGCTGAAGCGCCAGTGGACACTGTGGAAATCCAAGCACGGGTTGCAGACAGGCTTTCATGCAACGTTACCATCAGTGACCCAGATAAATTCATAATATTCCAACAGCATGTTCTTCAAGATATTGAAAAGGATCACCCACATGTCTACATCCAGCTAATAGACAATGGTGTACACGTTGCAGGACCCAACGCCATGGTTGTAGAGAAACTAAAAGACGCTGTCTTGAAGATTCTGAGCAGTATGGCTCAGACTGTTTTCACCTGTGATCCTGTGAAGGCTGACTTTCTTAAGAAAAAAGAAGTCAGAGAAGCCCTACTGCAAACCTTGAATGGCAGTGGGTTGCCCGCTACGTACACTGTGTCAGACTGTGATGTCACTGTGACCTCACTGTCTTTGAACTTAGCTAGCCAGGCATGCAGTGTTTTGCAGTCCCAACTCTGTGAAGTCCGCATGCAAGTGGAGAAGGAATATGAGTGCATGCTATATACCACCGAGTGGTCGGAGTTTATCAAAACTCTGGATTTCTGCTCTGTCCGGCTTTCTGAACATGGAGGGGATGTTGACCTCTTGACTCTTAAAGGGATGGACTCAGAGAAGCAGACTGCAATCTTATTGTTTCTTAGTATGCCGATTACAAAGGAAACAGTTATCTCTATGGAGCCAGGCATGCTGAAATACATCCAGGTCCACTGTCATCAGCTGTTGGCTGACATGAGCGAAGTATCTATTTTTCCACTGGAAGCAGAGGATGTGTGTGGATTAAAG ATCCATGGCAATGCTGTTGCTAGCCAAATGGCCGAGGAGGTGTTGCAAGGCGTTGTCTCCTCTGTCTGCACAAGAACCATCACAGTAAACACTCCCGGAATAGCCCGGTTTCTAGATGACCCGGATTGCAAGCGTATCATGAAGGAGATGGAGACCAAATTCCAGGTCTTTGTCCTTCCAAAGTTTGTGCCGTGGGAAACACTTCAAACTGAG gACATTTACGAAGTGGCACTTAAAGCAATGCCCCTCAATAACTTCCCAAAAGTGGAACTGGACGAATCTGCGGCAGACATAAAATCTGATTTAATGCTAACTGATTTGAATTTCAACAATAATGGTACTCCACAAAGTG GCCTGTTAGAGGAGGCCAAAAGGATTGTGTCAGCCATTGATCAAAGGACGGAAGAGCTTGAGCCCAGTTTCGTCACACATGATGACATGGATGACCTGGACCTGTATTGTGCTGAGCAGCCTGCCAGTCTGTTGGATCAGGATAATAATGTTGTTTTTGTCAGTGGTTCCCATCCATTACCTGAACACGATGCTCATAGTGGCTTAGTCTTGCCAAGTGTTGAAGCCCTTTCTTGGAACAATTTGGATGAAGAGGCCCAACTTTCTCTAGCAATCCAGTACTCCATGGAGTCAAGTCAGTGGTCCCTGGCTGATGAGGAAGAACAGTTGCAGAAAGCCTTGGCCTTGTCCAAGGAAATGATCCAACATGGCAACTCTTCTAATGAGAAAGCCAACAATCCACCGGTGCAGCCACTGGAAACAGAAAGCTGCACGCTGTTGGAGGAAGCCATAAAGGCAGCAAACACAATACAGCTACTTGTATATGCGGGATATAGTTGTGACTTGATTCGAGTGGACATTGCTTTTGGGAAGAAGGTCTCCCAAAGACAGGTTGAGGAGAAATTGGAGCACAAGAGTATGAAAAACATGTCTGTGCTCCACAAGAAGTGTCTGGAGGTGATCGAGAGGAAGCATGCAGTCAAGATTGAGATTAAGGGCACCATAGTTATTGTTTCTGGGTTTAAAGACTACGTGGCTCAAGCACTTCCACAAGTAAAACTGCTGTTGGAAAAGATTTCCCGTTCTCCTTCAGAGCAGGAAATCCTGAAGACGGTCCAGTGGATGCACACTGACCCAGTGTCCTCAGCCATGACACCTTATTCACCAGGTGCTACAGTATTCATTGATAATGCTTGGAGGTTGAAGCAGAAaaaggttaatgttttgtttgacAATCAGCCCCACATCATTAACTTTGAGAAGATGCAAGAATACAACGTAGCTTCAGGAAAATCTATGAAAATCTGCAGACAGTTGCTGACTGCAGAAGAAGAGGATGTGTCAG ATTACTCGCTGCTGTCAAACCTGCCAGAAGCGACCGTCGTCCATGAGGAGTCAGAagaatttcaaaatgtggtgAAGGATTTCTATGCAACCATAAAGGAACACCACAACAAGATCCGAATCATAAAG GTGGAGAAAATCATGAATCAACTGCTGTACAGTCAGTACAAGCTGAAGAAGGCGAGCATAGTGCAGCATGCCATTTATCCAGAGGTGGAGCGGATTCTTTATCACGGCACAAGTGAGGGGAGCGTGAAGGAGATCTGCATTCATGGCTTCAACAGAAGCTTCTGCGGAAAGAATG CCACCGTCTACGGTCAGGGGGTGTATTTTGCCGTCAACTCTGCGCTGTCTGTCAAAGACCAGTATTCTCCTCCAAATACGGATGGACACAAGTATGTGTTTGTGTCAAGAGTTCTGACAGGAGACTACACGAGAGGCTGTCATTCAATGAAGACGGCCCCTTTGAAGGAGACGAGTGATATTCCGCTCAGATACGACAGCGTGACGGATGACATTAATGAGCCATCAATGTTCGTCATCTTCAACGATACCCAGGCGTACCCTGACTATCTCATTACATGTCAGAAAATTTACAAGtga
- the parp10 gene encoding protein mono-ADP-ribosyltransferase PARP10 isoform X1, with translation MCDESQEERTVEVQGLPDGFDEELLSLYFENKRRSGGGSLVSVEIQGCRALLVFEKAEAAAQVLSRGHHALHNIDMTVRKPASRDRHRLLLRGVNPNTSSDLVELFVENMVGVSMPDYTLHPTPERDVILIQLRYPLLEDFHQLKEKVSSRALNRSKVTLEQIEQTDSILVENLHPDTSKDHLTLYFESKRGGNHEVKDVVMLSEGMARVSFVEFKSVDNVLQQTHKLEGADLVLRPYFEFLQPQESFPTPHADILTPHATDRDEPDLSDSLKQISSPVAVSSPVAVSAPVVVSPPVAVASNSDSSPPVDVEPLPVFEEAEAPVDTVEIQARVADRLSCNVTISDPDKFIIFQQHVLQDIEKDHPHVYIQLIDNGVHVAGPNAMVVEKLKDAVLKILSSMAQTVFTCDPVKADFLKKKEVREALLQTLNGSGLPATYTVSDCDVTVTSLSLNLASQACSVLQSQLCEVRMQVEKEYECMLYTTEWSEFIKTLDFCSVRLSEHGGDVDLLTLKGMDSEKQTAILLFLSMPITKETVISMEPGMLKYIQVHCHQLLADMSEVSIFPLEAEDVCGLKIHGNAVASQMAEEVLQGVVSSVCTRTITVNTPGIARFLDDPDCKRIMKEMETKFQVFVLPKFVPWETLQTEDIYEVALKAMPLNNFPKVELDESAADIKSDLMLTDLNFNNNGTPQSGLLEEAKRIVSAIDQRTEELEPSFVTHDDMDDLDLYCAEQPASLLDQDNNVVFVSGSHPLPEHDAHSGLVLPSVEALSWNNLDEEAQLSLAIQYSMESSQWSLADEEEQLQKALALSKEMIQHGNSSNEKANNPPVQPLETESCTLLEEAIKAANTIQLLVYAGYSCDLIRVDIAFGKKVSQRQVEEKLEHKSMKNMSVLHKKCLEVIERKHAVKIEIKGTIVIVSGFKDYVAQALPQVKLLLEKISRSPSEQEILKTVQWMHTDPVSSAMTPYSPGATVFIDNAWRLKQKKVNVLFDNQPHIINFEKMQEYNVASGKSMKICRQLLTAEEEDVSDYSLLSNLPEATVVHEESEEFQNVVKDFYATIKEHHNKIRIIKVEKIMNQLLYSQYKLKKASIVQHAIYPEVERILYHGTSEGSVKEICIHGFNRSFCGKNATVYGQGVYFAVNSALSVKDQYSPPNTDGHKYVFVSRVLTGDYTRGCHSMKTAPLKETSDIPLRYDSVTDDINEPSMFVIFNDTQAYPDYLITCQKIYK, from the exons ATGTGTGATGAATCTCAGGAGGAGAGGACAGTGGAGGTGCAGGGGCTGCCTGATGGATTTGACGAGGAGCTCCTGTCGCTGTACTTTGAGAATAAGCGGCGCTCTGGAGGAGGTTCACTGGTCTCTGTGGAGATACAGGGTTGCCGTGCCTTGTTGGTGTTTGAAAAAGCAGAAG CTGCAGCCCAGGTGCTGTCTAGAGGGCATCATGCTCTACATAATATTGACATGACTGTGAGAAAGCCGGCCTCAAGGGACCGACATAGACTACTGCTGCGAGGGGTCAACCCCAACACCAGCAGTGACTTGGTTGAGCTCTTCGTGGAGAACATGGTGGGAGTAAGCATGCCAGACTACACTCTGCATCCCACACCGGAGAGAGATGTCATCCTCATTCAACTGCGTTACCCACTGCTGGAAG ATTTTCACCAACTTAAAGAAAAGGTCTCCAGTCGGGCACTGAACAGGTCCAAGGTAACTCTTGAACAGATTGAACAAACGGACTCCATCTTGGTGGAGAACCTGCATCCCGACACTTCCAAAGACCACCTCACTTTGTACTTTGAGAGCAAGCGAGGTGGAAATCACGAGGTGAAGGATGTCGTTATGCTGTCAGAGGGCATGGCCAGGGTGTCCTTCGTTGAATTTAAAT CTGTGGACAATGTTCTCCAACAAACCCACAAACTGGAGGGCGCTGACCTGGTGCTGCGTCCATACTTTGAATTTCTCCAACCACAAGAAAGCTTTCCAACCCCACACGCTGACATTCTCACACCACATGCCACTGACAGAGATGAGCCGGACCTCAGCGATTCTCTAAAACAGATCAGTTCTCCCGTGGCGGTCAGTTCTCCCGTGGCGGTCAGTGCTCCCGTGGTGGTCAGTCCTCCTGTGGCGGTCGCTTCAAACAGCGACTCCTCCCCTCCTGTTGATGTAGAACCTCTTCCTGTTTTTGAAGAGGCTGAAGCGCCAGTGGACACTGTGGAAATCCAAGCACGGGTTGCAGACAGGCTTTCATGCAACGTTACCATCAGTGACCCAGATAAATTCATAATATTCCAACAGCATGTTCTTCAAGATATTGAAAAGGATCACCCACATGTCTACATCCAGCTAATAGACAATGGTGTACACGTTGCAGGACCCAACGCCATGGTTGTAGAGAAACTAAAAGACGCTGTCTTGAAGATTCTGAGCAGTATGGCTCAGACTGTTTTCACCTGTGATCCTGTGAAGGCTGACTTTCTTAAGAAAAAAGAAGTCAGAGAAGCCCTACTGCAAACCTTGAATGGCAGTGGGTTGCCCGCTACGTACACTGTGTCAGACTGTGATGTCACTGTGACCTCACTGTCTTTGAACTTAGCTAGCCAGGCATGCAGTGTTTTGCAGTCCCAACTCTGTGAAGTCCGCATGCAAGTGGAGAAGGAATATGAGTGCATGCTATATACCACCGAGTGGTCGGAGTTTATCAAAACTCTGGATTTCTGCTCTGTCCGGCTTTCTGAACATGGAGGGGATGTTGACCTCTTGACTCTTAAAGGGATGGACTCAGAGAAGCAGACTGCAATCTTATTGTTTCTTAGTATGCCGATTACAAAGGAAACAGTTATCTCTATGGAGCCAGGCATGCTGAAATACATCCAGGTCCACTGTCATCAGCTGTTGGCTGACATGAGCGAAGTATCTATTTTTCCACTGGAAGCAGAGGATGTGTGTGGATTAAAG ATCCATGGCAATGCTGTTGCTAGCCAAATGGCCGAGGAGGTGTTGCAAGGCGTTGTCTCCTCTGTCTGCACAAGAACCATCACAGTAAACACTCCCGGAATAGCCCGGTTTCTAGATGACCCGGATTGCAAGCGTATCATGAAGGAGATGGAGACCAAATTCCAGGTCTTTGTCCTTCCAAAGTTTGTGCCGTGGGAAACACTTCAAACTGAG gACATTTACGAAGTGGCACTTAAAGCAATGCCCCTCAATAACTTCCCAAAAGTGGAACTGGACGAATCTGCGGCAGACATAAAATCTGATTTAATGCTAACTGATTTGAATTTCAACAATAATGGTACTCCACAAAGTG GCCTGTTAGAGGAGGCCAAAAGGATTGTGTCAGCCATTGATCAAAGGACGGAAGAGCTTGAGCCCAGTTTCGTCACACATGATGACATGGATGACCTGGACCTGTATTGTGCTGAGCAGCCTGCCAGTCTGTTGGATCAGGATAATAATGTTGTTTTTGTCAGTGGTTCCCATCCATTACCTGAACACGATGCTCATAGTGGCTTAGTCTTGCCAAGTGTTGAAGCCCTTTCTTGGAACAATTTGGATGAAGAGGCCCAACTTTCTCTAGCAATCCAGTACTCCATGGAGTCAAGTCAGTGGTCCCTGGCTGATGAGGAAGAACAGTTGCAGAAAGCCTTGGCCTTGTCCAAGGAAATGATCCAACATGGCAACTCTTCTAATGAGAAAGCCAACAATCCACCGGTGCAGCCACTGGAAACAGAAAGCTGCACGCTGTTGGAGGAAGCCATAAAGGCAGCAAACACAATACAGCTACTTGTATATGCGGGATATAGTTGTGACTTGATTCGAGTGGACATTGCTTTTGGGAAGAAGGTCTCCCAAAGACAGGTTGAGGAGAAATTGGAGCACAAGAGTATGAAAAACATGTCTGTGCTCCACAAGAAGTGTCTGGAGGTGATCGAGAGGAAGCATGCAGTCAAGATTGAGATTAAGGGCACCATAGTTATTGTTTCTGGGTTTAAAGACTACGTGGCTCAAGCACTTCCACAAGTAAAACTGCTGTTGGAAAAGATTTCCCGTTCTCCTTCAGAGCAGGAAATCCTGAAGACGGTCCAGTGGATGCACACTGACCCAGTGTCCTCAGCCATGACACCTTATTCACCAGGTGCTACAGTATTCATTGATAATGCTTGGAGGTTGAAGCAGAAaaaggttaatgttttgtttgacAATCAGCCCCACATCATTAACTTTGAGAAGATGCAAGAATACAACGTAGCTTCAGGAAAATCTATGAAAATCTGCAGACAGTTGCTGACTGCAGAAGAAGAGGATGTGTCAG ATTACTCGCTGCTGTCAAACCTGCCAGAAGCGACCGTCGTCCATGAGGAGTCAGAagaatttcaaaatgtggtgAAGGATTTCTATGCAACCATAAAGGAACACCACAACAAGATCCGAATCATAAAG GTGGAGAAAATCATGAATCAACTGCTGTACAGTCAGTACAAGCTGAAGAAGGCGAGCATAGTGCAGCATGCCATTTATCCAGAGGTGGAGCGGATTCTTTATCACGGCACAAGTGAGGGGAGCGTGAAGGAGATCTGCATTCATGGCTTCAACAGAAGCTTCTGCGGAAAGAATG CCACCGTCTACGGTCAGGGGGTGTATTTTGCCGTCAACTCTGCGCTGTCTGTCAAAGACCAGTATTCTCCTCCAAATACGGATGGACACAAGTATGTGTTTGTGTCAAGAGTTCTGACAGGAGACTACACGAGAGGCTGTCATTCAATGAAGACGGCCCCTTTGAAGGAGACGAGTGATATTCCGCTCAGATACGACAGCGTGACGGATGACATTAATGAGCCATCAATGTTCGTCATCTTCAACGATACCCAGGCGTACCCTGACTATCTCATTACATGTCAGAAAATTTACAAGtga